ATGCCCCAATCCAGGTTCGTTCATTGTTTTGGAAGCCCATCTTTCAATCCAGATGAACTCATTCAGGATGCCGACCGTCAGAGAGAGGCTTTGAACCACCTGTTGAAGAATGATCTCTTCAACGCCAGTCGGGTACTCTTTCAACTCCCTGACCCGGATCCCTATACATACCATGCCGTGGCAAGTGTGAAACTTGCCCAAGTCCAGTCAGTAGTCAACCTTGGAGGTGTCAATGGTTTACACGCGTGGTATCGCAATGAAGATGGCTCACCTGTAAGAACTTACCTATGGGCAATGTCCGAGGAGCAAGAATTTGTGAAACTAACATGCAAGTAGAGAGAACCACCTCCTCAAGCTGACATTGAAGCATACACCTCTATCTTCAGGCCATCAACAGCTACTGCTGCATTTCTTAAGAATCTAGGAACAAATGCTAAGAAAGACTCCATAAGGCGTGAAGTCGCAGCCAACCTTGAGAGCAAGCGGTATCTGCACCCTGGGCTTGTGACGAAACTCACTATCCCCAAGAGCAAAAAACCACCCAGCGCAAATCCCTATCTCGATTTCTGGATGTGGTCATGTCACTCTCTTGAATGGTGCGGCCCTTGCCTGGCATCAGAACGTGTTCCAATGTCCCATCATGTTCTTCCAATTTTCATGCATCACTTTGGCTGCGCAACACCAACTCACGAGAGCCTGGCTATCCTGAAAATTCTGTCTGACGGGCGCCCGATTGTCGATATCGGTTCTGGCAATGGTTATTGGTCCTATATGCTCCGTCGCTACGGCCTCACAGTGCATGCGGTGGATAACATGCAGAGCGAGTGGAGAGTCAACTGGGTCAACGACACAGTCATATCGGACGGCGTGAAGTGGCTACGCAAGAATTCGAATGGTGAAGGCATGGTTCTCTTGCTTGTGTATCctgttgttggtggaggCATTGGCGGCGGCACTGAGGGAGGATTTACGCGGAACCTGGTGTCTGCCTTTGGCGGCGACACTATCGCAGTTGTGGGTACGCAGAATCGAAACGGTTACACAGGATTCAAGGGAGTCACCATGGATGAGTTTATGGCGAAGGAGCATGAGGACTGGACTATGGTAGTAAAGGTAGCGTTGCCATCCTTTCCTGGGAAGGATGAAGCGTTATATGTCTTCCAGCGAGGCGAACGAGTGCCGCAAGAATAGATTCAGATGATTGCAGATGATTTGGAGGCCATGATAGGAAGTTTCTCAAGACAAATGCCTCTACTCAGCAGGGGTTTCGGCCCATGGTTCTGGCTTATTGACCAGAAACGGGCAGTGGGCAACCTCCATACCCTACCACTGGGCTTTATAAAAGGGCCTCTACCATCAAACATAAAACTCATCGTCCCTATGCAGAGAACACAACGTCAAACCATTCAACTTTCTTACCCTGCCTCGCAATGGTCAACTGAATAGGTAATCAATATAACGTATATTTGATTCATCCAATCCAATGCAGTCACATCATGTTTCGTCCTCATTCTCACCTGCATCAGCCCCGCAAGGATGGGACAATATGTTGTTCTCAGCCTCTGCGACAGCCACCACCAAACCCCAGCAAGCGGCACGGTGAACGCTCTTAGCGCTCGGGGTCCCCCGATCTCCCTCCGTTGAGCCCCTCAACAGCTGTTTAACTGGTCTGCCCTGTGGGCATTTCTTTCGCTTCCCTGTGTAACCCATGTCCTTCTGGCCCTATGACGATCTCTCTGgctctcttcctccactAATAAGAGAATATTCTAAGagctccagctccaagcACAGCAGGAGTAGGTACCGTAGCTGCGTATGTTGCTGCAGGTCAGGTCTCATTCAGCCCCTCCATTCTCTCGGTCCGCCCGCCATTGACGCACTAGGCGGCGTGTGACCATTTAATAAATGTTGAGTTTACTGCTCAATTGGGCATCTTCTCTCGAACCTATCCATTTCTTCATAATAAGTGCCTCTCCTCATCCCCGAACTCTTGCTACTCAGTTTGCCTCGCTACTGAAAACCTCTCTCAGTTGGCGCCCCTCTTGACCCAAGACTGGGACCCTTGCCTGCAAACCAAAGATCCCCGCTTCTATTTCAACAGCTGAGCTCTTTGGCTCTCCAGAACAAAAACAGAACACAGAAACTGAGACCATGTCTCTCAAGCCTGATGACCGGTCCCGCAAGGATCGTTCTCGTTCTCGCTCTCGTGACCGCCGTTCAAAGAGTGATGTCGCACCTGAGCGCCCTTCCTACAACGATAATCGCGAACCAAGTTACATCTATCCAGAGGATGATCTCAATGATCGCTATAGTCGCCCAGGCGCACCGCAAGCAAGCGGCGCTCTACCGTATCCTGAAGAGGGAGGCATCTATCCTGTGATTCCCGGAAACCCATCTCAGTACAGCTACGACTCTCAGCCGCCCACTTATCGAACTGCTTCTCCGCCAAGAGACTCGCCATACCGTTCCTCGCACGACAGGGTCGACAGCAGCCTTCCAGGAGCCTTCCCAGATGACCGCCGCCGCGAGAAAGATAGGGACCCATACATTCAAAATGCAGAGCCTCGTGCtaaagaagacgaagacaaATTTAGCTTCCTGCCACAGAAGTACATGCGCAAGCTCACTGGATCTTCAGGCAACGACAAGGAGAGGGACAAGGATGACGATGGCTTGGCCTACGGAAAGCCTCCCGTGCCTGTGCGACCTAAAGACTCTTCGGACTTGGCTTATGGAAAGGCCACCGGAGCTCCGTCAACTGCTAGCCAGGTTATGACTACATATAACCCTCCCCCAGGTTCTGAAGACCCGTACTATGCGCAACAACCACCCTACGGATATTCTCATCGAGAACCTGCAAGTCCGTCCCTTGGCCAGTATGGTTCACGCAAGACAAGGGAAGATGCACGGTACGACGACACCTACGGCTCGGGTGCCAACATCATGACCGCTGAGCCTCGAAGCCGCGACGATGAGAAACACCGTGACCGACGCAGGGACAGGTCTTCCGGTCCCCGAGGTAGCTCAGACCGCTTGACTGTCGACTCAAGCAGTCGGAAGCGCGAGAAGTCACGCGACAGATCACGATCTCGCCGGAGAGATAAGTCGCCTTCACGAGATACTCTGGGAGTAGACAAACACCACAGGCATAGATCACGATCAAGGGACGGTCACAGATCGCGGTCTAGGGATAAGCACCGTAGCCGAAAAGACAAGTCCCCTCAGCCCCCCAGTGAGAGAATGTCAGGTCTCAGCATCAACACTGGGCTGACTGTGGGAGGCTTGGCCGCCGGCGGACTGGCTGGTGCATCTCTAGCCAATGCGCCTCCGTCGCCCATGCTCGAGTCATACTATGGTACTTATCAGGACTGTTCGCCTATGCCGTCTCCTCTACTGCTCGCCTCAAAACACCCAAGTGATGACAATAAAGCTCTTGAGGCGCTCTCTCCATTGGGTTCTGATAATGAGGGCGATAGCAGACGCCGTAGCCGACGTGCCCGCTTCCATGACTCCGAAGATATCACCACTCAACTTGCACAGGCCCTCAAGGGGAGCCGCCGTCCCGATACCGAGCCACTCATTGAAATCCTACCAAGCTTGACGCATGATCAAGTGATGAAGCTTCGTGCGGACTACAAGGCACTTGTCAAGACGGGTTCTGAGCGCAAAGGCGTGAACATCGCCAAGCATATTCGTGCTCGTctcaaagatgaagatccgctgttgatgaaggccTGCTACTCCGTTGCTCTCGGCATGTGGGAGAGCGAGGCATACTGGGCCAATTTCTGGTACCAGGGCGACAAGACTCGCAGGGAGCTTCTCATTGAGTCTCTTATGGGACGCACCAACGGCGAAATACGTTACATTAAGGATGCATTCACGGATAAGAAATATGACAACAGCCTCGTCAAGTGTATGAAGGAAGAACTCAAGGAAGACAAGTTCAAAAAAGCTGTTCTCCTTGTTTTAGAAGAGCGACGCATGGAGGAATACGATCATTATGGTCGACTTGTGCCAATTGACTATGCTCTTGTTGACCAGGACGTCGCTGACTTGCGTCGATCTGTGAGGTCTGAAAAGGGTGGCGAGACGGCGatgatcaacatcatcatacTTCGAAGCGACTCTCATCTACGCGCCATTCTGCAGGAATATGAGCGACAGCATCGCTCCAACTTTGCTCGCGACGCTCTCAAGAAGAGCGGAAATCTTGTGGTAAGGCCTAGCCTTTTCCCCCTTGCAATTGATGAATTAATACTAACATTGTCCAGGGTGAACTCTTAGCCCACATCCTCAACGGTGTTATCAATCGTCCTGTTCGTGATGCCCTCCTCATCCATCATGCCACCTCAGCGTCTCGTAAAGATGGCCTTCGCCGTGAGCTACTCATCTCGCGTCTCGTTCGATACCACTGGGATCCACACCACATGCGCGCTGTGAAGCAAGCCTTCCGGGAGCGCTACGGCAGGGGTATGAGAGACGCCGTTCGCGATGCGACGAGCGGTGAATGGGGCGAGTTCTGTGGTGAATTGTGCATTGCACGTATGCCTGACGACGTCAGAAAATTTGACAAGGTCAGCTATAGCGTGAGATGAGCAGATTATGATTTATGATTACATgaataatataaggaattGGGTGTGGCATGGAAGAGCTGCGTATCTTTTGCAGCACTTGGATCATGGCGATACGTTACTGGGTTTTCATTCGGTTATAGAAATAGCACTCTATATGTacttcaacctcaactcATTTCTTCAACTTGATGCTAACATCAAAGTTTGTTCACTGCTTATGATCTCTTTGATCCTTTGCCTCCTCTTCCGCCCTTCCCTTTTCCTCCTGCACCCTTCTTGCTaccacctccgcctccaGCAGCATTTCCACCAGTACCACCCGCCATCATGACCCTCACTTTACCGACCGGTACGACGTTGAATGTCTCTTCGGGCTTGAGCGCCTTGATAAGCTCAACTTCACGCGGCCACATCCTTTCAGTGTCACGAGCGGTTTCGTCAACAACACCCTTCTTAGTAGAAGCTGCCTTCCAACGATCGAGAACCTCTTTAACTGCTTTGCCCTTCTTGGTCGCACCGGGCTGCAACTTCGCTTTGTACTTGTAGCGTCCGAGAGCGTTCCAAGGGGCACAAACAGGGATGATCTCAAGGATCTCATCTCCGGGAAGAGGCGTACCAACAATGGAGTCAAGCACAGTCATCTGGCTGGcttcgtcctcatcaagAATATCAACGCCTTCCTCCATCATAACACGTCGAATCTCCTCGTGTTCGGCAGTCTCTTTCTGCTCTCGTTGGTGCTGCGCACGACGTCGCTCTTTAGCAGCAGCGAGCTCGAGCTCACGGTCCGCCTTAACTTTTGCCTCGGCTTCAGCCTTCTTTTGTCCAACTGTTGCTCCGATCAAAGCTTCTGCGGCAGCTCgatcttcctcatcttgaTGCTTATACTTTGAGGCGATCTTCTTCGCCTTGCCCTTCTGGCCTCGCTTGGGGGGGCCTTTCTTCGAAGAGCTGGGGCCGTTGTTCTTCGGCCTTGTGTCAACTGGCTTGCCAGCTGTCTCGTCATCCGGTCTAGCTGACTCGTCATCTTCGccctcttctgcttctcctccCACTGCTTCATTTTCATCTAGTTCCGCCACTTCTTGGCTATGAGACTCGTCGGCTGTGTCATCCGAGATCTTGAGATCAGACAAGCCTTCTTCAGCCTTTTCAACCTCGTCGTTGCGGTCTTCATCCTTACCGAAAGCCTGAAGTGGGTTGTCACGTgactcttggtcttgttgttCATCTTCGGATTCATTGTCAGATGGTTCGGCTGATTGTTCTCCTTCAAGTTCGTTCAGATCGCCTGCCCTGTCTGCTGGTTGCGACGTCGCTACTGCCGAAGCTTCATCGCCACCGGTAGAGTTGGCATCGTGTAGACGATGCTTCACATGCTTAGCTTTGCTCTCCTCGCTGATCTTAAATGCAACACCTAGACCGAGTAGAAGTTGAGCTGGAGGCAGAAAATTCTTCTTTCCCCGGATCATGAAACTTCCTGCCGGTAGAAATTCGCCTGTCGGTGCAGATTTGGAAACTTGATCAGCGTTTACCCACCATGCAGACATGCCCGCTTTCGAGTCCCAAGCATTCGACGAACACACGGCGAGTGATCCGGCTTGAGACAGTGTCGCTGGGGGAATGGGCGCATCAGGGGTTTTTGGATTGTTCTTGATAATAACGCTCGATGCCCCATGCAGATCTGCGTGGCAGTATACATCGCCTTTCCGGAGATATTTCTTGTAGATCATCTCATTTTGCTGGGCATCTTTGCCTCCGATCACAAGATATCCGTCGGATGAGATAAACCAAACGAATTTCTCAAACCACATTGGTTTGCGGATTGGTTGAAGCAGTGCCTTTTCCTGCTTCAGCCCTTTTTTGAGATCCTCGGTGATTTTTTGCTCTGCATTCTTCAGAGCTCTTGAGGCCTGTTGCTgggtcttttcttcctttaCGGCCGCCGTCTTCCGCTGGTCAAAATACTCTCGAGCATTGCTCCAAGGGCTAAGTCCAAGGTTGATTTCCACACTTAGGGCTTTATTGGCCTGTTTTCCCTTTGCTGCCGATGTACTTTCATCGTCACCAAGCGCGCTGTCGTCGTCGTCCGTTTCGTAAGGGTCGTCTTCCTCTGGCTCAAATTCTTCCTCGGCCAGCTCAAGCGTGATGAGATTCTCGGCAAGGTTTAGAGGGAGCTTGATAATCTCAGCAACGGGGTTGTGCCGTTTTTTCTCGCGTTCCACCAATTTGCCGACATCTACCCAATCCATTCCTTGGCTGAGTAAGCCATTGACAGCATCCATAGCTTCTTGAACTCGTTCAGCGTTCGCTTCAATGGCGGCGGCTTTGCGAAAGTTGAGGGCCTGGGCCTCTTGAAGCCCTTCGATTCGTTTGCTCTGTTCATTTCGCGCGGCCTCCAACTTGCGCTTCGCAGCCGCTTCTCGCTCGCTTAGTCGGGACTCCAGTCTCTGGCCCTCTAAAGATGAGAAAAATTCGTCAACTGTCTCATTGTATCCTGTGAATTCAAGGACCTCAATGGTGGGATCCTTTTTGAGTTTGTAGGGGACAAACGGATGAAAATCTTCGTATAGAAGATTGTCACGCTGCGTCTTGGATTCGTCACTAGCCTCTGCTCCCTCTGTTCCTTCCCTTGCTTCGCGAATATGTAGCCGGTGCATGCTTCTGAGCTGGTGAGCTCTTCCACACTTTGTCTGGCCTCTTGAAGTGACTTAACCAAATCAGCCAGCAGCGTTTCATTGGCCAGTATTTCATCAGGCTTGATAGTGGTGTCGAAATTATTTGTGTGCAGCCAGTGGTCCACAAGCACTGGAGGCAATTCTGTAATTGATACAGCCAAACTCTTTCTCAGATCACCACCAGGCTTACCCTTCTGCTTCTTCGATGATGCAGTAGCGGTAGCTGCTTTTTCCACGGCAGTCCTTAGGGCATCTTGTACCCTTTCTCTTGTCAAAGGAGGTATTCCGCCAAAGTTCTGCCTGTTCTCCAGGGAATATTGTAGGCCGACTCGCTGAGGTTCTTGACCTTCACCTTCTGAAACGGTTCTTGCGAGGGCAAGGATCTTCAAGTCGGCATCCGCGAGAATAATGTTACCACTCTAAGAAATAAAGGTCAGTGGCTCAAAGTCTTTTTCTGGATCGCGTGACAAATGACATACAGCAAAAAACTCCAAGAACAATCTGTATTGGCCATCACTGAACTCGAATTCGAGGACTCGATCGGTGCCCACTTGTCTAACTGACGTCAACCGTCTGGTCTTGAGAAACTTTCTTAGACGTGCAACAAAAGCGGAAGGGGCCGCAGCAGTTGTACGCGCGAATTTCGTCAAGTGGCAGCGGAAGCCCGTGTCGATGACAAGCTGCTTTTTGTTGTCTGGTTTCGCAAACTTGAGCAGGAGAATCTTGGACGAAAGGTCGTATACGTTGGAGAGTCGAAGAGTCACCAGCCGTTCCTGGAGCTCATGCGCAATGATCTTCGTTCAACAATTAGGATAGGGTTCAAGGTAGTGGCTTTGGTAAAAGACCTACTTTGACATCCAAAGAAGAGAATCTTTGCTTCATTTTCAAGTGCTTCACTCAAAACAGCGTTATACAATTATGAAAATCTCAAGCTATACTAGCGACATCGTCATCGCAGGCAACTTGGTTGTCGTGGGgtacctaaggtaggtaggtagttgGAGGGGCACGATGCTGACATCATCCAGGTGCCACGTGACTGGATTTCATCATACCAATCCATTGTACAGACCACCAAGGCACTCAACAAAGATCTTGCCATTGAAGCTTGATCTTACAAGCAGGAACGAATCTGTCAGGTCAGCGTACCACGCTC
The window above is part of the Fusarium oxysporum f. sp. lycopersici 4287 chromosome 8, whole genome shotgun sequence genome. Proteins encoded here:
- a CDS encoding hypothetical protein (At least one base has a quality score < 10) codes for the protein MSLKPDDRSRKDRSRSRSRDRRSKSDVAPERPSYNDNREPSYIYPEDDLNDRYSRPGAPQASGALPYPEEGGIYPVIPGNPSQYSYDSQPPTYRTASPPRDSPYRSSHDRVDSSLPGAFPDDRRREKDRDPYIQNAEPRAKEDEDKFSFLPQKYMRKLTGSSGNDKERDKDDDGLAYGKPPVPVRPKDSSDLAYGKATGAPSTASQVMTTYNPPPGSEDPYYAQQPPYGYSHREPASPSLGQYGSRKTREDARYDDTYGSGANIMTAEPRSRDDEKHRDRRRDRSSGPRGSSDRLTVDSSSRKREKSRDRSRSRRRDKSPSRDTLGVDKHHRHRSRSRDGHRSRSRDKHRSRKDKSPQPPSERMSGLSINTGLTVGGLAAGGLAGASLANAPPSPMLESYYGTYQDCSPMPSPLLLASKHPSDDNKALEALSPLGSDNEGDSRRRSRRARFHDSEDITTQLAQALKGSRRPDTEPLIEILPSLTHDQVMKLRADYKALVKTGSERKGVNIAKHIRARLKDEDPLLMKACYSVALGMWESEAYWANFWYQGDKTRRELLIESLMGRTNGEIRYIKDAFTDKKYDNSLVKCMKEELKEDKFKKAVLLVLEERRMEEYDHYGRLVPIDYALVDQDVADLRRSVRSEKGGETAMINIIILRSDSHLRAILQEYERQHRSNFARDALKKSGNLVGELLAHILNGVINRPVRDALLIHHATSASRKDGLRRELLISRLVRYHWDPHHMRAVKQAFRERYGRGMRDAVRDATSGEWGEFCGELCIARMPDDVRKFDKVSYSVR
- a CDS encoding hypothetical protein (At least one base has a quality score < 10) is translated as MHRLHIREAREGTEGAEASDESKTQRDNLLYEDFHPFVPYKLKKDPTIEVLEFTGYNETVDEFFSSLEGQRLESRLSEREAAAKRKLEAARNEQSKRIEGLQEAQALNFRKAAAIEANAERVQEAMDAVNGLLSQGMDWVDVGKLVEREKKRHNPVAEIIKLPLNLAENLITLELAEEEFEPEEDDPYETDDDDSALGDDESTSAAKGKQANKALSVEINLGLSPWSNAREYFDQRKTAAVKEEKTQQQASRALKNAEQKITEDLKKGLKQEKALLQPIRKPMWFEKFVWFISSDGYLVIGGKDAQQNEMIYKKYLRKGDVYCHADLHGASSVIIKNNPKTPDAPIPPATLSQAGSLAVCSSNAWDSKAGMSAWWVNADQVSKSAPTGEFLPAGSFMIRGKKNFLPPAQLLLGLGVAFKISEESKAKHVKHRLHDANSTGGDEASAVATSQPADRAGDLNELEGEQSAEPSDNESEDEQQDQESRDNPLQAFGKDEDRNDEVEKAEEGLSDLKISDDTADESHSQEVAELDENEAVGGEAEEGEDDESARPDDETAGKPVDTRPKNNGPSSSKKGPPKRGQKGKAKKIASKYKHQDEEDRAAAEALIGATVGQKKAEAEAKVKADRELELAAAKERRRAQHQREQKETAEHEEIRRVMMEEGVDILDEDEASQMTVLDSIVGTPLPGDEILEIIPVCAPWNALGRYKYKAKLQPGATKKGKAVKEVLDRWKAASTKKGVVDETARDTERMWPREVELIKALKPEETFNVVPVGKVRVMMAGGTGGNAAGGGGGSKKGAGGKGKGGRGGKGSKRS